One genomic window of ANME-2 cluster archaeon includes the following:
- a CDS encoding phosphoenolpyruvate carboxykinase (GTP), whose protein sequence is MDTLQEKLGEVNYQKLIKIDNPKLHKFIATYIDLCNPDKIFICTDSPEDLQHIRQESIKAGEEEVLAVDGHTVHFDGYYDQARDKDNSKYLLPPGVELGPNINAMDREEGLKEINPIMKDIMQGHQLFVRFFCLGPLNSEFSIPAVQLTDSGYVAHSEDLLYRQGYEEFVRLGQSARFLKFVHSAGELDERNTSKNIEKRRVYIDLEDETVFSLNTQYGGNTIGLKKLAMRPAINRASKEGWLTEHMFIMGVVGPSERVTYFTGAFPSLCGKTSTSMLPGESIVGDDIAYLRNVDGTIHAVNPENGMFGIIQGVNSVDDPLIWKALHSPGEVIFSNVLVTEEKGLHWIGKDAKEPEKGLNYSGEWTPAKKDENGNILSSSHPNARFTLDLKLLENVDPKLSDPDGVLVGGIIYGGRDSDTKVPVEESFDWVHGVVTMGAALESETTAATLGKEGVRKINPMSNLDFLSIPIGRYIESHLDFGAKLNNPPSIYCVNYFLKDAEGNYTNDIADKAVWLKWMELRSHHEVEAIETPTGFIPKYEDLNRLFREVLSKDYPKENYINQFSVRITENLAKIERIQEFYKTKVADTPQILFEVLEEQRQRLIEAQKKYGDYISPL, encoded by the coding sequence ATGGATACATTACAAGAGAAGTTGGGCGAGGTAAATTACCAGAAACTTATCAAAATAGATAATCCCAAGCTCCATAAATTTATTGCTACATATATTGATCTTTGCAATCCGGATAAAATTTTTATCTGTACAGATTCACCTGAGGATTTGCAGCACATCAGGCAAGAGTCAATAAAAGCAGGCGAGGAAGAAGTGCTTGCTGTAGATGGGCATACAGTACATTTTGACGGCTATTACGACCAGGCAAGAGATAAAGATAATTCCAAGTACCTTTTACCGCCTGGTGTCGAGTTAGGACCTAATATTAATGCGATGGACCGGGAGGAAGGACTCAAAGAAATTAACCCGATCATGAAAGACATCATGCAGGGGCACCAGTTGTTCGTGCGATTCTTCTGCCTGGGACCGCTCAATTCAGAATTCTCAATACCAGCAGTTCAACTCACCGATTCCGGTTATGTTGCACACTCAGAGGATCTGTTGTACAGGCAAGGATACGAAGAGTTCGTAAGACTGGGACAATCTGCACGGTTTTTAAAGTTTGTACATTCCGCAGGAGAGCTGGACGAAAGGAATACCTCCAAAAACATTGAAAAACGCCGGGTTTATATTGACCTTGAAGACGAGACAGTATTTAGCCTGAATACACAGTACGGCGGCAATACAATAGGGCTTAAGAAATTAGCGATGCGTCCTGCAATAAACAGAGCCTCAAAAGAAGGCTGGCTGACCGAGCACATGTTCATTATGGGTGTGGTCGGACCTTCCGAACGGGTAACGTATTTTACAGGCGCATTTCCTTCGCTCTGCGGTAAGACATCTACATCCATGCTGCCCGGAGAGTCTATTGTCGGTGATGATATCGCCTATCTCAGGAATGTGGATGGCACAATACACGCAGTCAATCCCGAAAATGGCATGTTCGGGATTATACAGGGCGTAAACTCAGTAGACGACCCATTGATCTGGAAGGCGCTCCACAGTCCGGGTGAGGTAATATTCTCTAATGTGCTGGTCACTGAAGAGAAAGGCCTTCACTGGATAGGTAAAGATGCCAAGGAGCCGGAAAAGGGGTTAAATTATTCAGGGGAATGGACGCCAGCAAAAAAAGACGAAAATGGTAATATTTTGTCATCTTCACATCCGAATGCCAGGTTCACGCTTGACCTGAAACTATTAGAGAATGTGGATCCAAAACTCAGTGATCCTGATGGTGTGCTTGTCGGTGGGATAATATATGGCGGACGGGATTCGGACACTAAGGTACCTGTTGAGGAATCCTTTGATTGGGTGCATGGTGTTGTTACGATGGGCGCCGCACTGGAATCAGAGACTACGGCTGCTACACTGGGAAAAGAAGGTGTCAGGAAGATCAATCCTATGTCAAATTTGGATTTCCTTTCGATTCCTATCGGAAGATATATCGAAAGTCATCTGGATTTTGGTGCTAAATTGAATAATCCGCCATCTATATACTGTGTTAATTATTTCCTGAAAGATGCAGAAGGGAATTATACAAATGATATAGCAGATAAGGCGGTCTGGCTTAAATGGATGGAACTGCGTTCACATCACGAAGTTGAAGCGATAGAAACGCCTACCGGATTCATACCAAAATATGAAGATCTTAACAGGCTGTTCAGGGAAGTGCTTTCTAAAGACTATCCAAAAGAGAATTATATTAACCAGTTCTCTGTGCGTATAACTGAAAATCTTGCTAAGATCGAGCGAATCCAGGAGTTCTACAAGACTAAAGTGGCTGATACACCACAGATATTGTTTGAGGTGCTGGAGGAGCAAAGGCAGAGATTGATCGAAGCACAAAAGAAATATGGCGATTATATATCGCCATTATAG